A region of Myxococcota bacterium DNA encodes the following proteins:
- a CDS encoding ATP-binding cassette domain-containing protein — MSNAIELEGLRKVFRTRERARGFAGALRALVAPRTRELVAVDGVSFQIAPGERVAFVGPNGAGKSTTLKMLSGILRPTAGKVRVAGLEPGRDRHRLGFRIGAVFGQRSQLWTHLPALDTFDLLARIYELAPADYRARRDELVRAFEIDEVSRKPVSQLSLGERMRCELVASLLHRPEILFLDEPTIGLDVVAKAIIRDLVRERGRRDGCTVLLTSHDTGDMERVCERVLVIHRGRLLLDRPVDALRRSFIPRKRISVVSEETEIALDLPGVQRLPSAPHRTELEVDLRAVGVDKVVAAIVARAHVLDLVVEDPPMEEIVSAIYAGAKAAVA, encoded by the coding sequence TGCGCAAGGTCTTCCGCACGCGCGAGCGCGCGCGGGGCTTCGCGGGCGCGCTGCGCGCACTCGTGGCGCCGCGCACGCGCGAGCTGGTCGCGGTCGACGGTGTCTCGTTTCAGATCGCCCCCGGTGAGCGCGTGGCCTTCGTGGGGCCGAACGGCGCCGGCAAGTCGACGACGCTGAAGATGCTGTCGGGCATCCTGCGTCCGACCGCGGGCAAGGTGCGCGTCGCGGGGCTCGAGCCGGGCCGCGACCGCCACCGGCTCGGCTTCCGCATCGGCGCGGTGTTCGGCCAGCGCTCGCAGCTCTGGACGCACCTGCCGGCGCTGGACACGTTCGATCTGCTGGCGCGGATCTACGAGCTCGCGCCCGCCGACTACCGCGCGCGGCGCGACGAACTGGTGCGCGCGTTCGAGATCGACGAAGTGAGTCGCAAGCCAGTGAGTCAGCTCTCGCTCGGCGAGCGCATGCGCTGCGAGCTGGTCGCGAGCCTGTTGCACCGGCCCGAGATCCTGTTTCTCGACGAGCCGACGATCGGTCTGGACGTGGTCGCGAAGGCGATCATCCGCGACCTGGTGCGCGAGCGCGGCCGGCGCGACGGCTGCACGGTGCTGCTGACCTCGCACGACACGGGCGACATGGAGCGCGTGTGCGAGCGGGTGCTCGTGATCCACCGCGGGCGGCTCCTGCTCGACCGCCCGGTCGACGCGCTGCGCCGGAGCTTCATTCCGCGCAAACGCATCTCGGTGGTGTCGGAAGAGACCGAGATCGCGCTGGACCTGCCGGGCGTGCAGCGGCTGCCCAGCGCGCCGCACCGCACCGAGCTCGAGGTCGACCTGCGCGCGGTGGGCGTCGACAAGGTGGTCGCCGCGATCGTGGCGCGCGCGCACGTGCTCGACCTCGTGGTCGAGGACCCGCCCATGGAGGAGATCGTGAGCGCGATCTACGCCGGGGCGAAGGCGGCCGTGGCATGA